A stretch of the Roseomonas gilardii genome encodes the following:
- a CDS encoding IS5 family transposase has translation MSARKPYPSDVSDDEWALVAPYLTLLPEDAGQREHALREVFNGLRYVIKTGAPWRWMPNDLPPWAAVYQQAQRWLAAGCFEALAEDLRTVLRLAAGRKAQPSAAILDSRTLRSTPESGARAGYDGAKRKQGAKLHLAVDTLGHLLALHVTAANADDRGEVGRLAQAVQASTGQSVELAYVDQGYTGARAADAARANGIELEVVKLPEAKRGFVLLPRRWVVERSFAWATRFRRLVKDYERYASTLADLHLVAFVCLMLKQAALLAAGP, from the coding sequence ATGAGTGCCCGCAAGCCGTACCCCTCTGACGTTTCCGATGATGAATGGGCGCTGGTTGCGCCCTACCTGACCCTGCTGCCGGAGGACGCCGGACAGCGCGAGCATGCGCTGCGCGAGGTGTTCAACGGCCTGCGCTATGTGATCAAGACCGGGGCGCCCTGGCGCTGGATGCCCAACGACCTGCCGCCCTGGGCTGCGGTCTATCAGCAGGCGCAGCGCTGGCTGGCGGCTGGTTGCTTCGAGGCTCTGGCCGAGGATCTGCGCACTGTCCTGCGCCTGGCTGCTGGCCGCAAAGCCCAGCCCAGCGCTGCCATCCTGGATAGCCGGACGCTCCGCTCGACGCCGGAGAGCGGCGCGCGGGCCGGGTATGACGGCGCCAAGCGGAAGCAGGGTGCCAAGTTGCATCTGGCGGTCGACACGCTGGGCCATCTGCTGGCGTTGCATGTGACCGCCGCCAATGCGGACGATCGTGGCGAGGTTGGGCGGCTGGCCCAGGCGGTGCAGGCCTCCACCGGGCAGAGCGTCGAACTGGCCTATGTCGACCAGGGCTATACCGGCGCGCGGGCGGCTGATGCGGCCAGGGCGAACGGCATTGAGCTGGAGGTGGTGAAGCTACCCGAGGCCAAGCGTGGCTTCGTGCTGCTGCCACGGCGCTGGGTGGTCGAGCGATCCTTTGCCTGGGCAACACGTTTTCGACGACTGGTGAAGGACTATGAGCGCTACGCCAGCACCCTTGCCGATCTCCACCTCGTCGCCTTCGTCTGCCTCATGCTCAAACAGGCCGCTCTACTCGCGGCAGGTCCATAA
- a CDS encoding IS701 family transposase encodes MVSGTGWRGELERWLAPFLERLGHPARRAMCPLYVAGLIGPGERKSIQPMAERLGLPSHDALHHFIAGGSWDMKPLEAALVAQADRLVGGLDANLVIDDTALPKKGRGSVGVAPQYATVLGKNANCQTLVSLTLARAEVPVPVALRLFLPETWTGDPPRLDKAGVPEPWRTPRTKPELALAELDRVVAAGARFGTVLADAGYGVSASFRQSLSERGLAWAVGIPRILKVYPLDVGLLAPPPGSRRRLQEPDQLSRSAEEALAGALWRAITWRRGTKGRLTARFAALRIRVADGKAQQIGGRPAQHLPGEEAWVVGERRASGETKYYLSNLPADTGLKALATAIKARWTCEQAHQQLKEELGLDHFEGRSWTGLHRHALMTMLAFAFLQHRRLTEAKRGKKASRATTAAQPARRAGRPRRLPTPRPNAAEMPPLPQMDQHTA; translated from the coding sequence ATGGTGTCGGGCACGGGTTGGCGGGGTGAGCTGGAGCGCTGGCTGGCGCCGTTCCTGGAGAGGCTTGGGCATCCGGCGCGACGGGCGATGTGCCCGCTCTACGTCGCAGGCCTGATCGGACCAGGCGAGCGCAAGAGCATCCAGCCCATGGCCGAGCGCCTGGGCCTGCCGAGCCACGACGCCCTGCACCACTTCATCGCTGGCGGGAGCTGGGACATGAAACCGCTGGAGGCGGCGCTGGTGGCTCAGGCGGACCGGCTGGTGGGTGGGCTGGACGCCAATCTCGTCATCGACGACACGGCGCTGCCCAAGAAGGGACGCGGCTCGGTCGGCGTCGCTCCCCAATACGCCACAGTGCTCGGCAAGAACGCCAACTGCCAGACGCTGGTCTCGCTGACCCTGGCCCGCGCCGAGGTGCCGGTCCCGGTCGCTCTGCGCCTGTTCCTGCCCGAGACATGGACCGGCGATCCGCCCCGCCTCGACAAGGCCGGTGTGCCAGAGCCCTGGAGGACGCCCCGCACCAAGCCCGAGCTCGCGCTCGCCGAATTGGATCGGGTCGTGGCGGCAGGGGCGCGGTTCGGCACTGTGCTGGCCGATGCGGGATACGGTGTCAGCGCCTCGTTCCGCCAAAGCTTGAGCGAGCGTGGGCTGGCTTGGGCCGTCGGGATCCCGCGCATCCTCAAGGTCTACCCTCTCGACGTCGGGCTGCTCGCACCCCCTCCTGGCAGTCGGCGCCGCCTGCAAGAGCCCGATCAGCTCTCCCGTTCAGCCGAGGAGGCTCTCGCCGGCGCCCTGTGGCGCGCCATCACCTGGCGCCGCGGCACCAAGGGGCGCCTCACCGCCCGGTTCGCGGCCCTGCGCATCCGCGTCGCGGACGGTAAGGCCCAGCAGATTGGTGGCAGGCCTGCGCAGCACCTGCCGGGCGAGGAGGCCTGGGTGGTGGGCGAACGGCGCGCCTCGGGCGAGACGAAGTACTACCTCTCCAACCTGCCCGCCGACACGGGCCTCAAGGCTCTGGCGACCGCCATCAAGGCGCGCTGGACCTGCGAGCAGGCGCATCAGCAACTCAAAGAGGAACTCGGCCTCGACCACTTCGAGGGGCGATCCTGGACTGGACTGCACCGACACGCGCTGATGACGATGCTGGCCTTTGCGTTCCTGCAGCACCGTCGTCTGACCGAGGCAAAGCGGGGGAAAAAGGCGAGCCGGGCCACCACCGCAGCCCAGCCTGCCCGCCGTGCGGGCCGCCCTCGTCGCCTACCTACTCCGCGCCCGAACGCTGCCGAGATGCCCCCACTGCCGCAAATGGATCAGCACACCGCCTGA
- a CDS encoding IS6 family transposase, whose protein sequence is MARRRRVASVGPDQSFKGRQFNAEVILWEVRWYLMFPVSYRDLGLMLADRGVDVAHTTLFRWTQSYAPEIEKRIRSHLRPSNGSWRVDETYVRVKGRWMYLYRAVDSRGQTIDFLLSAKRDAEAAKRFFRKALGQPHTVNPRTITVDKNPAYPCAIEQLKEDGELWRFSRLQQCKFLNNIVEQDHRRVKRLVRPGLGFGSFHTTRRTLAGYEAMAMIRKGQVRDIGGRDMRAQAGFVAALFKVAA, encoded by the coding sequence ATGGCGAGACGGCGGCGAGTGGCCTCGGTAGGGCCGGATCAGTCCTTCAAAGGTCGGCAGTTCAACGCCGAGGTGATCCTCTGGGAGGTCCGCTGGTACCTGATGTTTCCGGTCAGCTACCGCGATCTCGGGCTGATGCTCGCCGACCGTGGTGTGGATGTCGCGCACACCACCCTCTTCCGCTGGACCCAGAGCTACGCGCCGGAAATCGAGAAGCGGATCCGGTCGCATCTGCGGCCGAGCAACGGCTCTTGGCGGGTCGACGAGACCTACGTCCGGGTGAAGGGGCGCTGGATGTACCTGTACCGTGCCGTTGACAGCCGCGGTCAGACGATCGACTTCCTGCTCTCGGCCAAGCGGGACGCCGAGGCCGCGAAGCGCTTCTTCCGCAAGGCGCTGGGGCAGCCGCATACGGTGAACCCTCGCACTATCACGGTGGACAAGAACCCGGCCTACCCCTGCGCCATCGAGCAGCTAAAAGAGGACGGCGAGCTGTGGCGCTTCTCCCGCCTACAGCAATGCAAGTTTCTCAATAACATAGTGGAACAAGACCACCGGCGCGTGAAACGCCTGGTCAGACCTGGGCTTGGCTTCGGCAGTTTCCATACGACACGACGAACACTGGCGGGCTACGAGGCGATGGCGATGATCAGGAAGGGGCAGGTTCGGGATATCGGCGGACGTGACATGAGAGCCCAGGCCGGGTTCGTCGCCGCACTGTTCAAGGTGGCGGCGTGA
- a CDS encoding HlyD family secretion protein, giving the protein MIAVGGLTRFSDPISWAVVPFALCLDGEAVREAEDFAVTHNARGVATTLVAYEQGTVRQQVIEAKQAIGNQWLVSAGFSAGDRVVVQGTQRAMTCSPRYAGGITLQESEQGSGPTIAAVQARGGSVAKFEADREQGRRRP; this is encoded by the coding sequence TTGATTGCCGTTGGCGGGCTGACCCGGTTTTCGGATCCCATCAGTTGGGCTGTGGTTCCTTTCGCGCTGTGCTTGGATGGCGAAGCTGTTCGTGAAGCAGAAGATTTCGCTGTCACCCACAATGCGCGCGGCGTGGCTACGACGCTGGTGGCCTATGAGCAGGGCACCGTGCGCCAACAGGTCATCGAAGCGAAGCAGGCCATAGGCAACCAGTGGCTTGTCAGCGCCGGCTTCTCGGCCGGGGACCGCGTGGTGGTCCAGGGCACGCAGCGCGCGATGACGTGCAGCCCTAGGTACGCGGGGGGAATCACGCTGCAGGAGTCGGAACAGGGCAGCGGGCCTACTATCGCGGCCGTACAGGCGCGGGGTGGTTCCGTTGCAAAGTTTGAGGCTGACCGCGAACAGGGGCGAAGACGCCCCTGA
- a CDS encoding methyltransferase domain-containing protein has translation MLALTLPSGFAFPDLVAEVSPLDSMFKGSSDHYLSLGLSALNVIEAAMIGTAAPRTILDLPSGFGQVTRMLRARYPEAAITVCDFDQEGVDFSAAAFGARGVHCTPDFRDLKLGGTFDLIWVGSLLTRLPEHQTRQFLDFAARHMGPDSRLVITSHGEFVATQLRTTTYGLSEDGARGLLSQYLVDGYAYRGYDGDDASYGISLGTRSWYETLFAGSSLCLQSYHERGWDRHQDVLVLRRAPEVTGNGPVPLFERRDILMPPSAGQQSATDAAIVTGFDEAWYLNAFPDVANAVRDGVCPSGLWHYMTYGWKEGRPPFDPQRTYANRMAPVPAAWFNGIAGGANRVNETWSVSPEDQAEDLGWYWMAHPAVRARSNILASGNAEDDAYAHLAELLKARGWRFPIARALSIGCGFGGLERDLAARGLVRDIDGYDIAAGAIVEARRLAEQQGFENLRYHVADLEAIELPPASLDVVFAHSSVHHVERLEALYTVVQRALRPGGIFHLHEFVGPTRFQWTDEQLRLANAFLDSLPPRLRRQPNGQPKENLRRPFIAEMIAADPSEAIRSADLVTALEPYFDIIEYRPLGGSLAHIALGGIAQNFDFLSPQDNAFLQQLFEMEDRAMANGIITSDFAVITATPKPVPAKQ, from the coding sequence ATGCTTGCCTTGACGTTGCCCTCGGGTTTTGCCTTTCCTGACCTGGTAGCAGAGGTTTCTCCTTTGGACAGCATGTTCAAAGGTTCGTCCGACCACTACCTTTCGCTTGGTCTGTCCGCCTTGAACGTCATTGAAGCGGCAATGATCGGCACGGCGGCGCCCCGCACCATCCTGGACCTTCCAAGCGGCTTCGGCCAAGTGACGCGCATGCTGCGTGCCCGCTACCCAGAAGCCGCGATCACAGTCTGCGATTTCGACCAGGAAGGCGTGGACTTCTCTGCTGCCGCGTTCGGAGCCCGCGGCGTGCATTGCACGCCGGACTTCCGTGACCTGAAGCTCGGTGGCACCTTCGACTTGATCTGGGTGGGCTCCCTGCTGACACGTCTACCCGAACATCAGACACGCCAGTTCCTCGACTTCGCTGCCCGGCATATGGGGCCGGACTCGCGCTTGGTGATCACTAGCCATGGCGAATTTGTCGCCACACAGCTGCGTACGACGACCTATGGGCTGAGCGAGGATGGAGCGCGCGGGCTGCTCTCGCAATATCTCGTCGATGGCTATGCCTATCGTGGCTACGATGGCGATGATGCTTCCTACGGTATCTCCCTGGGAACGCGATCCTGGTACGAAACACTATTTGCTGGCAGCAGCTTGTGCCTCCAGTCCTATCATGAACGGGGCTGGGACCGACACCAAGATGTGCTGGTACTTCGTCGTGCCCCCGAGGTTACCGGGAACGGTCCAGTGCCATTGTTCGAGCGGAGAGATATTCTTATGCCGCCGTCCGCTGGCCAGCAGTCAGCCACCGATGCGGCCATCGTGACCGGCTTCGACGAGGCATGGTATCTCAACGCTTTTCCCGATGTTGCCAATGCCGTTCGTGACGGCGTCTGCCCCTCGGGCCTGTGGCACTATATGACCTACGGTTGGAAAGAAGGTAGGCCCCCTTTCGACCCGCAGCGCACCTACGCCAACCGCATGGCGCCCGTGCCTGCAGCATGGTTCAACGGCATCGCGGGGGGTGCCAATCGAGTCAACGAAACTTGGTCGGTCAGCCCGGAAGATCAGGCCGAGGATCTGGGGTGGTATTGGATGGCGCATCCGGCTGTTCGAGCGCGTTCCAACATTCTCGCCTCTGGCAATGCAGAGGATGATGCCTATGCGCACCTCGCCGAGCTTCTAAAGGCTCGTGGCTGGCGGTTTCCTATCGCTCGCGCGCTTTCAATCGGCTGTGGCTTCGGTGGATTGGAACGGGATCTGGCTGCCCGTGGCTTGGTCCGCGATATCGATGGCTATGACATCGCTGCAGGAGCCATCGTGGAAGCTCGCCGGCTGGCTGAGCAGCAAGGCTTTGAGAACCTCCGGTACCACGTGGCGGACCTGGAAGCCATTGAACTGCCGCCAGCGTCGCTGGACGTGGTCTTCGCCCACTCTTCAGTACACCATGTTGAGCGGCTGGAGGCGTTGTACACGGTTGTTCAGCGTGCCCTTCGGCCTGGTGGGATTTTCCATCTGCACGAATTCGTCGGGCCGACCCGGTTTCAGTGGACCGATGAGCAGTTGCGGCTGGCCAATGCGTTTCTCGACAGCCTGCCGCCACGCCTGCGCCGGCAGCCGAACGGGCAGCCGAAGGAAAATCTGCGGCGCCCGTTTATTGCCGAGATGATCGCTGCCGACCCTAGTGAAGCGATCCGGTCCGCCGATCTGGTCACGGCTCTGGAACCCTACTTCGATATTATCGAATACAGGCCGTTGGGTGGCAGCTTGGCGCATATTGCATTGGGCGGTATTGCGCAGAATTTTGATTTTCTATCACCTCAGGACAATGCCTTTCTCCAGCAGCTGTTTGAAATGGAAGACCGGGCCATGGCCAATGGCATTATCACCAGCGACTTCGCTGTCATCACGGCTACCCCTAAGCCTGTTCCGGCGAAGCAGTAG
- a CDS encoding IS3 family transposase (programmed frameshift), producing the protein MAEGSGKRRFFPEAFKLEAVAAVRGGRSVSQVAAELGLPDRLVRSWLRWAPTGTAVGSGAPALAVPTPPAAPARRVGPSPAEQAAEIGRLRREVERLRMERDILKPSGAHLRPGDGPEVSYGFIRDHVAVFPVAILCEVLGVSRSGYYDWARRPESRQAAADRVLAAEIRATHADSRGRYGSPRVHAALRAQGRRVGRKRVARLMRGMGLSARRGRRFRCTTDSRHAFPVAPNLLDRDFTAAAPDRVWLADLTYLWTAEGWLYLAVVLDLCTRRVVGWAMADHLGHELALAALDMAIACRRPAPGLLHHADRGVQYAAHGYRRRLAEHGMLCSMSRKGNCWDNAPMESFYATLKGELVEQRDYLTRDEARADVFQYLEGFYNRRRLHSALGYLTPEQKAATFQTAASAA; encoded by the exons ATGGCAGAGGGTAGCGGAAAGCGCCGGTTCTTTCCGGAGGCGTTCAAGCTGGAGGCGGTGGCAGCGGTCCGCGGTGGGCGGTCGGTATCGCAGGTGGCGGCCGAGTTGGGCCTACCGGACCGGCTGGTGCGCAGCTGGCTGCGCTGGGCGCCGACGGGCACGGCGGTGGGGAGCGGCGCGCCGGCGCTGGCGGTTCCGACACCACCGGCGGCGCCGGCGCGTCGCGTCGGCCCGAGCCCGGCCGAGCAGGCGGCCGAGATCGGGCGGCTGCGGCGCGAGGTCGAGCGGTTGCGCATGGAGCGCGACATCTTAAAGC CGAGCGGCGCTCATCTTCGGCCAGGCGACGGACCGGAGGTGAGCTATGGCTTCATTCGCGATCACGTCGCCGTCTTTCCGGTTGCCATCCTGTGCGAGGTGCTGGGCGTGAGCCGCAGCGGCTACTACGACTGGGCTCGCCGGCCGGAGAGCAGGCAGGCGGCGGCCGACCGGGTCCTCGCAGCCGAGATCCGGGCCACGCACGCCGACAGCCGTGGCCGCTACGGCAGCCCGCGCGTGCATGCCGCGCTGCGCGCCCAAGGACGGCGGGTTGGCCGCAAGCGGGTGGCGCGGCTGATGCGCGGCATGGGGCTGTCGGCACGGCGTGGTCGCCGGTTCCGGTGCACCACCGACAGCCGGCATGCCTTCCCGGTCGCCCCCAACCTGCTCGATCGCGACTTCACGGCCGCCGCGCCCGACCGGGTCTGGCTGGCCGATCTGACCTATCTGTGGACCGCCGAGGGCTGGCTGTACTTGGCCGTGGTGCTGGACCTGTGCACGCGCCGCGTGGTCGGCTGGGCCATGGCGGACCACCTCGGCCACGAACTCGCCCTGGCCGCACTCGACATGGCGATCGCCTGCCGACGGCCCGCCCCTGGCCTCCTGCACCATGCGGATCGCGGCGTGCAATATGCCGCCCATGGCTATCGCCGCCGGCTCGCCGAGCACGGCATGCTCTGCTCGATGAGCCGCAAGGGGAACTGCTGGGACAACGCGCCGATGGAGAGCTTCTATGCCACCCTGAAGGGCGAACTCGTCGAGCAGCGCGACTACCTCACTCGCGACGAGGCCAGGGCCGACGTGTTCCAGTATCTGGAGGGCTTCTACAATCGACGCCGCCTGCATTCGGCGCTCGGCTATCTCACCCCCGAGCAGAAGGCAGCGACATTCCAAACAGCGGCATCAGCCGCGTAA
- a CDS encoding IS5 family transposase has protein sequence MSVTAGQGQHAVCDGKGRPLILLLSEGQMSDHKGAALMLPNLPPAKDLLGDKGYDSNRFRQALIKRGIEPCIPSSRSRKLPIPYDRALYRQRHRIENMFGRLKDWRRIAMRYDRCAHTFMSAICLAAIILFWINES, from the coding sequence GTGTCCGTCACAGCGGGACAGGGCCAGCACGCTGTCTGCGACGGAAAAGGCCGACCACTGATCCTGCTGTTGTCCGAGGGCCAGATGAGTGATCACAAGGGCGCCGCGCTGATGCTGCCGAACCTGCCGCCAGCCAAGGACCTGCTCGGCGACAAGGGATATGACAGCAACCGCTTCCGCCAGGCCCTGATCAAACGTGGCATCGAGCCTTGCATTCCATCAAGCCGTAGCCGCAAGCTGCCAATCCCCTACGACAGGGCGCTCTACCGGCAGCGCCATCGCATCGAGAACATGTTCGGCAGGCTCAAGGACTGGCGCCGCATCGCCATGCGCTACGACCGATGTGCACACACCTTCATGTCAGCCATCTGTCTCGCAGCAATCATACTCTTCTGGATTAACGAGTCCTGA
- a CDS encoding LysR substrate-binding domain-containing protein: MALRYGSERYRRVLAELMLEETLTPVCSPAYLAEAGGLVSAESLAGCILLHEDRICANWEHWFALAGVDRVRNGRSPA, encoded by the coding sequence GTGGCCTTGCGCTACGGCAGCGAGCGCTATCGGCGCGTCCTGGCGGAGCTAATGCTGGAAGAGACGCTGACACCGGTCTGCAGCCCCGCCTATCTGGCTGAGGCGGGCGGGCTGGTGTCTGCCGAGAGCCTCGCGGGCTGCATCCTGCTGCACGAGGACCGGATATGCGCCAACTGGGAGCATTGGTTCGCGCTGGCGGGCGTGGACAGGGTCCGCAACGGCCGAAGCCCGGCCTAG
- a CDS encoding LysR family transcriptional regulator, with product MTLAAEELHITHGAVSRHIKTPAQHLGVPLFRRLTRRIVLTDEGAEFLVAVTRLLADLTREAECVRAQNRVTRLTISTGLSFASKWLAPRLHRLKARHPEFEHPPRRHRPQRRPERRPGCRGLALRQRALSARPGGANAGRDADTGLQPRLSG from the coding sequence ATGACGCTGGCCGCGGAGGAGCTGCACATCACCCATGGCGCGGTCAGCCGCCACATCAAGACGCCGGCGCAGCACCTTGGCGTGCCGCTGTTCCGGCGCCTGACGCGTCGCATCGTGCTGACCGACGAGGGCGCCGAGTTCCTGGTGGCCGTGACGCGCCTGCTGGCCGACCTGACGCGGGAGGCCGAGTGCGTGCGGGCGCAGAACCGGGTGACGCGTCTGACCATCAGCACCGGCCTGTCCTTCGCCAGCAAGTGGCTGGCGCCGCGCCTGCACCGGCTGAAGGCACGGCACCCGGAGTTCGAACATCCACCTCGACGTCACCGACCTCAACGTCGACCCGAGCGCCGGCCAGGTTGCCGTGGCCTTGCGCTACGGCAGCGAGCGCTATCGGCGCGTCCTGGCGGAGCTAATGCTGGAAGAGACGCTGACACCGGTCTGCAGCCCCGCCTATCTGGCTGA